The stretch of DNA GTAAAACCCGACTTAGAAGTTTCTAAATCGGGTTTTTGTGTTTAGCATTTTGTGGGCGTGCACTGAAAATTTAAACCTTTTTCAGCGGCCTCGCCTGTGGCGGGGTCGTTGCGGCCATCCTCATCCCCGGCTGGAGAGGATGAAGTCAATGACAAAAAAGATCGAGGCGATGTACATCAAGGGATGAACCCCCTTGGACTTGCCGGAAAAAACCTTGATCAGGACATAAGCGATGAATCCGTAGCCGATTCCCTTGGAAATGCTGTAGGTCAAGGGGATCATGATAATGGTCAGGGAGGCCGGGATGGAGACGGTCAGATCGTCCCATTGGATATTCTTCACCACCGCCAGCATCAGGAAACCCACCACGATCAGGGCCGGCGCCGTGGCGTATCCGGGAACGATCCCCACGATCGGCGCAAAGAAGATCGCCAGTAAAAACAGGATGCCGGTCACCACGGCGGTCAAGCCGGTCCGGCCGCCCTCGCCGACGCCGGCGGCGCTCTCGACATAGGTCGTCACCGAGCTGCAGCCGAATAACCCGCCGCAGACCGCGGCCAGCGAATCCACCAGCAGCACATTGCGGAGCCGGGGCATCTTGCCGTCCTTGCCGACCAGGCCGGCCTCCTCGCCGACCGCGACCACCGTGCCCATGGTATCGAAAAAGTCGCTGATCATCAGGGCGAAGATGGTGGTGATGAGGCCCACGTTCAACGCGGAACCGATGTCCAGCTGAAAGAAGGTGCTGAAATATTCCGGCTTGAGGCCCGCGACATACTCGGTCGGCCATTTGACGAGGCCGCAGATCATCGCCGTCACCGTCGAAACAATGATGCCGATGAGAATCGCCCCTTTGACCCTGCGGGCCATCAGCACCGCCGTCACCAGCAGCCCGAAAAGGGCGATCCCGTTGGCCGGATTAATCTTGCCGAAGGTCAAGAAAGTCACGGGGTCGGCCACCACCAGCCCGGCGTTTTTCAGGCCGATGAAGGCGATGAAGAGGCCGATCCCCACGCCGATGGCCCGTTTCAGGTCGACCGGAATGGCGTCCATCACCCATTCGCGGACCTTGGTCAGCACGAGTAACGTGATGACCACGCCCTCCACAAAGACGACGCCCATGGCGGTCTGCCAGGGAAGCTTCATCCCCAGGACCAAGCCGTAGGCGACCACCGCGTTCAAACCCATCCCCGAGGCCAGGGCCAGTGGGTAATTGGTGAAAAGGCCCATGCTGATCGACATGATCCCAGCGGCCACGCAGGTCGCCACGATCAAGGGATGCAGGTACTCTTTCCCCAGGGCATTGGCGAGGATGTCCGGGTTGACAAAGATAATGTAGGCCATGGTCATGAAGGTGACGATACCGGCGACGATCTCCCGGGAAACCGTGGTCTTATTCTGTTTCAATTGAAAAACGCGCTCCAACAAGATAACTCCCCCTTATTCTATCGATACTCGGATCTCGGCCTTCCCATAAATCAACCCAGCAACACCAATTCTCGCTGGGTTAAAAGAAAAACCACATCTCTTCTTGCCGGAAGAATGTTATGGACCTTTCCTCCGAAATGAAAATAAAGGCAAGAGATGGGAAATCCCGCAATGATCGTATCAAAATCCGCGATTGAAGTCAAGTGAGCCTTGGAGCAACTTCAGACCCGTCGCTTACAATCTGATATGATATTATGAAAGTTGTCCCTTTTCATGTTTTGTGATATGTTAAAGTAGAAATAAAAATTGGGGAGATTTGGAAGCAGTAGCCTTTCGGTCGGATGTGTCAGCTTACAACCCATGGTGTTGTAAGTTGACAGTCCGCCGAAAGGAGGTGGATGGGATGGTTCTAGGGGATTTAATCCTCAAAGTTTTGAAGGCTCTTACGGAGTTTCTGATTGCCGTGGCCGGTGTCTGCACCGCGTATCTCGGAGTCATGAAAGCTCTGGAGCCGGCAAAACGAAGAGCGGCCCGTATCCCGCGACGCCGCTCTTCCGTCACCCAAAGGAAAAGTCCTTAAATAAGGGCTTTTCCGGGAAGAGGCCTAACGCCTCTTCCTCTTTTATTAGTATTATATCAATTGCCCTGGAATTATACAAGTGCAATACTTCTTGAAACGTTGTGATATACTCTGACCGGAGGTCAGGGTAAATTGACATAAACTGTCGCCTATTTTGGGGTTTTTCCTTAGATCGAATTTCGTAGATTGAAGTCACCGCAAAAACTTACCTTTTTGGCTAGACATTGGCCTCATTTCCAGCGATTGACCCCTCCCCGCCGAATACCCCGTCAGAATTATCCGCGTCGGGGAGGGGGCCGGGGAGAGGTCGCTTTTGGGCTTACTTCATCCGTTCCATTGGACTTGACGATCGCTTTGGTTCCGGCTCCGCCGGGATAAGATTACTTTAAAATATTGCGCACAGATTGAAAGCAATTTCATTCGAAAGACGGCTTAAAACTTATTTTCTTTCAACGAAAAAACATTCATGAGTCAAATTTATTTCTGATATACCGCTTCCTTCAGCACTCCGATATAGGGCAGGTTCCGGTAATTCTCGGCGTAGTCCAGGCCGTAGCCCACCACGAATTTATCGGGAATCTCAAACCCGTTGTAATCCGGTTGAATCGCCACCTTGCGCCGGCTCGGCTTATCCAGCAGCGTGCAGACCTTTAAGGAATTCACCTGGCGCGACCGCAGATTTTCCAGCAAATATTTGAGGGTCAGGCCGGTGTCCACGATGTCCTCGACGATGATCGCGTCCCGCCCCTCCAGCGCCGCATCGAGATCCTTCAGGATCCGCACCGTGCCGCTGGACTTGGTGGAAGCGCCGTAGCTCGAAACCGCCATCAGATCGTACGATACCGGCAGGTCGATCACGCGCATCAGGTCGGCGATGAACGGCACCGCTCCCTTGAGAATCCCAATCAGTAACGGCTGTCTCCCCTGATAATCCCGGGTGATCTCTTTTCCCAGCTCCTGAATGCGGTTCGCGATCTCCGGCGCCGAAAAAAGGATCTCCTTGATGTCTTCATGCATAACCCCATACTCCTCCAATACATATTCCAAACTAAAAGAGAATTGCAATGGCTTCCGGAAACCCCCGCGCTTCTCCGATGCCAAAAGCATATAAAAAATCATACCCGATTGCGATAAAGCTGTCAATCGGAGGGCGAAAAAGAGATCGGAATCCATCCCGGGACCACTCCGAATCGCGGATTCCACCGATTCAAGGATTTCAGGGAGAAACCATTCGTCTCTTTGGGGTTTCTATCCATGGAATCCATCCATCCGTCGAATCCGTGATTCCGCTCTTCTCTCCCGGTTCCCGCGCCCGGAGAGGCAAGCGGGAAATAAAAAACGGAGCCGCTCCAAAAGGAGCAGCTCCGCGTCTCGTACTGTGAAAATCCTAGAACAGAACTTGGAGTCTGAGCAAAGTCTCAATGCTGGTCGGGGATTTGTGATCACGGTCTAAGCGGATCCGGGTGTTGTCGTTCAGTTTGTAAGCAACCCGGTAGCCCCAAGGATTCATCTCTTTTGTCCAGTTACCCACATCATTGCTGTCATCCAGGTCATACTCGGCGCGGAATTCCCAAGGCGTTTCGACCGGATTATAAATCACGCCAACGATAGAGTTGGTGTTCTTCTCATCGGCAGTTGCCTTGTTCTCAACTTTGTGCTCGCCATAAGTTGCAAAAAGTTTCATACCGTCAATCGGTTTGTAGTAACCGGTTACAACATAAACCGTGCTCTTGTCAACCGTAGCAGAGAAGGTAGTTAATTCATCCCATTTCATGTCACCATACTGGAAGCCAAGACCCCAAACGTCTTGGTCATAATTAACACCGACCAAAAAAGCACCGTCACCGAGGGTCTGATCGAAATTGTTTACTTTCCCGGAGTTGGTGGAGTAGAAGAATTTACCGCTAAAGCCTTCCGCAAAAGGAGCAGAAACTTGGATACCGGTACGGGATTTGAAATCACCAGAGACAGCGTCGATAATATCTTTGTCGCCGCCCCAACCGATTCCGTAATAGCCGACTTTGACGGTAGCCGGGTCAAATTTCACAGTGGCCCAAGCTTGGTCATAGTAAAAGCCTTTACCATTTGGGGTATAATTGGTACCATCGAAATTATAAGAAGCTCTGTTGGTTGCATCATCAACCCGCAATTTGGCGAAAACTTGAACTTGATCACTAACATTGGCAGTGATGTGAATCCGGAAATCACTCTTGTTTGCCCCATCGTTACCAGCCGCGCTCGTACCTTCAAAATCATACATAAAGTTCGCTTCGCCGCCGACGGTAACGGAAGCGGCCATCGCGCTGAACGCGAAACCGAAAACGAGCATTGCGCTTAAAGCTAAAACCAATACCTTTTTCATTCTCAAACTTTCCTCCTTAAGTTTTCTAAAACTTGAAACCGAACGAAACCTCGTAGAATTCTCCGCATCCCCCCTTTACCTATTTCAAACCGGAGTTCATACGAGGGATCCAAGTTATCCTCATCGAACCTTCCGGAATGTTCCAGCAACAATTCTTCAGTACAATACGTTATATAGGATGTAACCCGATTTGCGGTGAAAGATTTTGTCGCAACCGTCTTCACTTTTGTCCCAGCCGTTCGGGAGAGGTTGCAAGATGTTGTTTCTAATCAGGGAAAGATAGCACTTGATTTTGTGTTAATTTTATATGAAAAAGGAATTCTTATCAAGTTAGCTTTTACCAGTATTGGATCCAAAAGTGATGGTTTGAAAAGCAGATCTTTTCCGCCGGTCATTGCCTGCATTGGCAGAAATGTGATATAAAATATATTACTGCTTCCAGATTAAAAAACCTTGTGGGAATTATTAAGCATTACCTAACATTATATTAATGCTAAAATGTTTTATATTCGTTTTGCCAAACCGGACAAATTAAAACATTGCATCACAAAAAAGCGGAGGCTATATAAGCTCCCGCTTTTTTTGTAAGTCTATTTTTCTAAATTCGGGTTACGGGTTATTAGAATTTGACTCTCGACCGAAGAATCGCTTCGGTCTTTTCGCCGTCGGCGACCTTATTCTGCAATTCGTACTCGAAGCTGAATTTGTTATTGAAGGTATAGATTAACTGGAGTGCCCAGGGATCCTTATCCCATTTGACACCGCTTTTTTCCCGGCCGCTGACGCAATATTCGTATGTAGCCTTTAAAGTAGATCCACCAATCTTATCCCAAGTCACCCCAAGAGCGGTTTCGGCCTTAAATGGTTTTACCGTTTCGCTATAGTCGGGATCTGAGTAGAACGCAAAAACTTTAATAGTTGGAGTCACTTGATACCAAGCGTCTAAAGCTAAGAGACTATCTACGGCACTCGCTTTACTTGCATTGGTTTCATAATAGTTAGCTTCTACCCCGTACAATTTTGTCTTATATCCCAACTTAAAATCATAAGCATCATCCAATAACACGAGGCTACTGGTTCCATCGATGACATAACCAAATCCCGAATATACCCCACTATCTCCTAATGGGATGTCCGCTGTGAACATAGTCGGGTTGCGTTCAACAAAAATATTATTATCACAAACTTTCAGTAGCACTCGGCTGGGATGAACTTTATAGTCGAAAGCGCCCCATTTAATAGTACCAAACGGTTGCTTAAAAGTGAAATAGTATTCATCGGCATAAAAGTTTTGGCTCGTATTCGACTTATCGGGTTTATCACCTGACTGAGCTCTAACTTGTACATATGCCTCAAGTGTTTCACTGGCTTTACCTGAAAATTGCAGCCGAAGGTCAGCATTATCGTATACACTGCTTTCGCCATCTTTATCGCTATTCTTAATCAATTCATACCGAAAATCTCCCTTGACGTCGATCGCCGCCATCGCCGCCGCGGCCATGGACAGCAATAAAGCCAAACACGCAAACAAAACCAATAATTTTTTCACTCTCTTGTCCTCCTCGTGTCGAATTGTTTTCCCCCGAAATGTCTTTCTAATCGTCCATCTGTTCCCCGCTCATTCCTCCCTTTGTTTTCTTCTTACACCAAATCCAATTCATTACAGTTAAAATTGTAAACTCTGGATGAACGGAGCGTAAACGGACAGTTTTTAACCGGGCAGCGACAAATTTTTTGTCCCGCAGGTCCCGTCCGAATTCAGGAGAGCTATCTGTCACTTTGAATAAAGGATTGAAGGGGACCTAACCCTCGCCCCAATGTCGTCAAGCTATCGTGGAAAAATTTAGCTGACGAAATTGAACGCCAACCGGGCGATAAATCACCCGGCTACAAGACGAAAGGACCTTGAAAGGCCCTAAAAAACGGGATAAAATATTTTGCTGAAAATTAGCCACGGAAGGGGCTGCGCGTACTGCCATCCCTGGCCGCTTGCCTTTAGCCGTCCTGGCTCGGACTTCCATCTTGTAGCCGGGGCATTCATGCCCCGGTTGGCCCGCGTATCGTCTACATCGTAGGCACCGTTGAAATCAAATTCCAAGATATGTAATCATCGCTTGACGACATTGACCCTCGCCCTTCCCCGGAGCAGCCGATTAAAGAAAGTGATGATTATCAAGTTAGCTCCGCTCACTCACGGAAGGGATTGAAGGATAAGTCATGCCGTCTATAGTCCTAACCCTCGGCCCTTCCCGAATCTGGAAGGGGAACCACCGGGCTCCGGGGCCCAAAAGCCTTTGGGCTGCGGAGAATGGTGGTTACTCTCCCCGATTCGGGCCAGAACCAGGATGGTTCAAACACGGCGGTCCATGGATGGATTACCGCCGGGGAGAGCCAAGAGAGAGGAGGAGGGCTAGACCGAATCCCTATCATGCTTACGTACTTTCTTGCGGATTTACCTTTATAATCATTAAGAAAGTTATTCAGGGGAAGGGTAACCTTGGGCTTCGAACTCGAAGAGCCGAAGCCTTCAACGCCTTATGACTTTTTTCAAGCAGCAACCGATGCTTTCTAAGTTAAAAGCTTTTAGAGATCAAAGGCTATGATTACCCTTCCCGTCGAATCGGGTAAAATTCAGAGCTGAAAGAGATCGTTTTATGAATAACGGAGCTGATGATTATCAAGTTAGCTCCGCTCACTCACGGAAAGGATTGAAGGATAAGTCGTGACGTCTATGGTCCTAACCCTCGGCCCTTCCCGAATCGGGCAGGGAAACCACCAGGCTCCGGGGTCT from Hydrogenispora ethanolica encodes:
- the hpt gene encoding hypoxanthine phosphoribosyltransferase, producing the protein MHEDIKEILFSAPEIANRIQELGKEITRDYQGRQPLLIGILKGAVPFIADLMRVIDLPVSYDLMAVSSYGASTKSSGTVRILKDLDAALEGRDAIIVEDIVDTGLTLKYLLENLRSRQVNSLKVCTLLDKPSRRKVAIQPDYNGFEIPDKFVVGYGLDYAENYRNLPYIGVLKEAVYQK
- a CDS encoding porin — its product is MKKLLVLFACLALLLSMAAAAMAAIDVKGDFRYELIKNSDKDGESSVYDNADLRLQFSGKASETLEAYVQVRAQSGDKPDKSNTSQNFYADEYYFTFKQPFGTIKWGAFDYKVHPSRVLLKVCDNNIFVERNPTMFTADIPLGDSGVYSGFGYVIDGTSSLVLLDDAYDFKLGYKTKLYGVEANYYETNASKASAVDSLLALDAWYQVTPTIKVFAFYSDPDYSETVKPFKAETALGVTWDKIGGSTLKATYEYCVSGREKSGVKWDKDPWALQLIYTFNNKFSFEYELQNKVADGEKTEAILRSRVKF
- a CDS encoding NCS2 family permease; amino-acid sequence: MLERVFQLKQNKTTVSREIVAGIVTFMTMAYIIFVNPDILANALGKEYLHPLIVATCVAAGIMSISMGLFTNYPLALASGMGLNAVVAYGLVLGMKLPWQTAMGVVFVEGVVITLLVLTKVREWVMDAIPVDLKRAIGVGIGLFIAFIGLKNAGLVVADPVTFLTFGKINPANGIALFGLLVTAVLMARRVKGAILIGIIVSTVTAMICGLVKWPTEYVAGLKPEYFSTFFQLDIGSALNVGLITTIFALMISDFFDTMGTVVAVGEEAGLVGKDGKMPRLRNVLLVDSLAAVCGGLFGCSSVTTYVESAAGVGEGGRTGLTAVVTGILFLLAIFFAPIVGIVPGYATAPALIVVGFLMLAVVKNIQWDDLTVSIPASLTIIMIPLTYSISKGIGYGFIAYVLIKVFSGKSKGVHPLMYIASIFFVIDFILSSRG